One window from the genome of Rhodocyclaceae bacterium encodes:
- a CDS encoding O-antigen ligase family protein, which produces MNDRHDRYEQCLAWYATAVLCFAIVGLLSIRSAANLSVLLLLVPALLRVRGDLSRARDLGVLQPLGFIAIALCLPLVSVILGELLRGDFSAKPLDAPSRLAFCVLPMLMLWALRVNVARLVRFSAPIALVVTLVVTLAFPQYTQNWGGRFATRFVDPNSLGAFSAMLCALCLFGLRRRRGDDRVDRAAFWLALVGLGAGLWLILGAGSRGGMVAYCVVLVGWLVSVRPRFDPKVVAISAMAAAAILSVNLAVNRAPVALFASAPVEVHKWLTRTDPDTSSGQRLSMWLISVELIARRPFAGYGDRGLAAQVHDPVIVEMATPLARRTLANNGPHNEILAAALRSGVHGGIAVIVLFMVPAVAFWRRRNEPDPDVAMACRLGLGLLLAMAAGSITIEVFTLKYAASGFGLLLAALAAQALRVTNQSRFPAGGASREAAG; this is translated from the coding sequence TTGAACGATCGACACGACCGATACGAACAGTGCCTGGCCTGGTACGCCACGGCCGTGCTCTGCTTCGCGATCGTCGGCCTGCTCTCGATACGGAGTGCAGCGAACCTGTCCGTGCTGCTGCTGCTCGTCCCTGCGTTGCTGCGCGTTCGCGGCGACCTGTCCAGGGCTCGCGACCTGGGCGTACTGCAGCCGCTCGGCTTCATCGCCATCGCGTTGTGCCTGCCGCTGGTGTCGGTCATCCTCGGCGAGCTTCTCAGGGGCGATTTTTCCGCCAAGCCACTGGACGCGCCGTCGCGGCTGGCCTTCTGCGTCCTGCCCATGCTCATGCTGTGGGCGTTGCGCGTGAATGTCGCCAGGCTGGTCCGCTTCAGTGCGCCGATCGCGCTGGTGGTCACGCTGGTGGTCACGCTCGCCTTTCCCCAGTACACGCAGAACTGGGGCGGACGCTTCGCCACCCGGTTCGTCGACCCCAACTCGCTCGGGGCATTCTCTGCCATGCTGTGCGCGCTGTGCCTGTTCGGCCTTCGCCGGCGCCGGGGCGACGACCGCGTCGACCGCGCAGCCTTCTGGCTGGCCCTGGTCGGACTCGGAGCAGGCCTCTGGTTGATCCTCGGCGCCGGTTCGCGCGGCGGCATGGTGGCCTACTGTGTGGTGCTCGTCGGCTGGCTGGTCAGCGTCAGGCCGAGGTTCGATCCGAAAGTCGTGGCCATTTCGGCCATGGCCGCTGCCGCGATACTTTCGGTGAACCTGGCGGTCAACCGGGCACCGGTCGCGCTCTTCGCGTCGGCACCGGTCGAGGTGCACAAGTGGCTGACCCGGACGGACCCTGACACCTCATCCGGGCAGCGGCTGTCGATGTGGCTGATCTCCGTCGAACTGATCGCCCGCAGGCCGTTCGCGGGGTATGGCGATCGCGGGCTGGCGGCGCAGGTCCATGATCCGGTCATCGTCGAGATGGCCACGCCGCTGGCGCGCAGAACGCTCGCGAACAATGGCCCGCACAACGAGATCCTCGCCGCAGCACTGCGCTCGGGCGTTCATGGCGGCATTGCCGTGATCGTGCTGTTCATGGTGCCAGCCGTCGCCTTCTGGCGCAGGCGCAACGAGCCCGATCCGGATGTCGCGATGGCCTGCCGTCTCGGGCTGGGCCTCCTGCTGGCCATGGCCGCAGGCTCCATCACCATCGAAGTGTTCACGCTCAAGTACGCCGCCAGCGGATTCGGGCTGCTGCTGGCCGCGCTCGCGGCGCAGGCACTGCGCGTCACGAACCAGTCCCGCTTCCCGGCTGGGGGTGCTTCCCGGGAAGCTGCCGGATGA
- a CDS encoding glycosyltransferase family 2 protein, whose product MFSILVPTWNNLEYLQLCVAGIRKHTSVPYEILVHVNEGTDGTPEWLQSQGIRYTSSKRNLGVCMSLNELAMHATQPWIAYLNDDMFCCPGWDTAFARAIAQAPTDLALYSSRLIEPFPSKVPFIDCFDAGRTPPEFDEQALLEAVAGLPSADVDGEGSQPTVVSRLWWHRLGGYGIEYSPGMSSDDDFLLKMWAVGCRRFKVVGDSHVYHFSQRSTGRIRKNKGGHTLLLKWGLTSKHFRAERKRLLAEGADTGILEPSLANRLRRAWLAASSRYPLLDTDRFAQSLSSTREGDD is encoded by the coding sequence ATGTTCAGCATCCTTGTTCCGACCTGGAACAACCTCGAGTACCTGCAGCTCTGCGTGGCGGGGATCCGCAAGCACACGTCCGTCCCGTACGAGATCCTCGTCCACGTGAACGAAGGCACCGACGGCACCCCTGAGTGGCTGCAATCGCAGGGCATCCGGTACACGTCCAGCAAACGCAACCTCGGCGTCTGCATGTCGTTGAACGAACTGGCGATGCATGCCACGCAGCCCTGGATCGCCTACCTGAATGACGATATGTTCTGCTGCCCGGGCTGGGATACCGCCTTTGCGCGGGCGATCGCGCAGGCCCCGACCGACCTCGCGCTCTACTCTTCGCGACTGATAGAACCCTTCCCGAGCAAGGTCCCGTTCATCGATTGTTTCGATGCCGGGCGAACGCCGCCCGAATTCGACGAGCAGGCGCTGCTCGAGGCAGTGGCCGGCCTGCCCTCGGCGGACGTCGATGGCGAAGGGTCGCAGCCGACCGTGGTCTCCCGCCTCTGGTGGCACAGGCTGGGCGGCTACGGAATCGAGTATTCTCCCGGCATGTCCTCGGACGACGACTTCCTGCTGAAGATGTGGGCGGTGGGTTGCCGCAGGTTCAAGGTAGTGGGTGACAGCCATGTCTACCATTTCTCCCAGCGCAGCACGGGACGGATCCGGAAGAACAAGGGTGGGCACACCCTCCTGCTCAAGTGGGGCCTGACATCGAAGCACTTCCGCGCCGAGCGCAAGCGGCTGCTCGCAGAGGGTGCCGACACGGGCATCCTGGAGCCTTCGCTGGCGAACCGCCTGCGCCGGGCATGGCTCGCCGCGTCGTCCCGTTATCCGCTGCTCGATACCGACCGGTTCGCACAGAGCCTGTCATCGACCCGGGAAGGTGACGACTGA
- the galE gene encoding UDP-glucose 4-epimerase GalE: MTNGRNDGRAVLVLGGAGYIGSHMVASLVDAGWAPVVLDNLATGHRDLLHPGVPFVEGDFGDRRTVAALLKKHQVHAVMHFAASSLVGESVQHPLMYYRNNVAKTVELLDAMREAGVRNLIFSSTAAVYGHPESVPITEAHPLRATSPYGSTKAVIERLLFEVETAHGLRYMSLRYFNAAGAHPERPVGERHDPETHLIPSLMQVALGQRPAAQVFGLDWPTPDGSCVRDYVHVCDLASAHLLALEALQADAPSAIYNVGTGAGHSVLEVIESVRRVTGLPVPFVAAARRPGDPAVLVANADRIGRELGWRQELSDLDTIVETAWAWHRRG, from the coding sequence ATGACGAATGGGCGTAACGATGGACGGGCCGTGCTGGTACTTGGCGGCGCCGGCTACATAGGCTCCCACATGGTTGCATCATTGGTGGATGCGGGATGGGCACCCGTGGTTCTCGACAATCTGGCCACCGGCCATCGGGACCTGCTTCACCCTGGCGTTCCGTTCGTCGAAGGCGACTTCGGCGATCGCAGGACGGTGGCCGCCCTGCTGAAGAAACACCAGGTACATGCGGTCATGCATTTCGCTGCCTCTTCACTGGTCGGCGAGTCGGTTCAGCATCCGCTCATGTACTACCGGAACAACGTCGCGAAAACGGTCGAGTTGCTGGACGCCATGCGGGAAGCCGGGGTTCGCAACCTCATCTTTTCTTCCACTGCCGCAGTCTATGGTCACCCCGAATCGGTCCCGATCACCGAAGCGCATCCCCTGCGTGCGACCAGCCCGTACGGTTCCACCAAGGCGGTGATCGAGCGCCTGCTGTTCGAAGTCGAGACTGCGCATGGCCTGCGCTACATGTCGCTACGGTACTTCAATGCCGCAGGCGCGCACCCCGAGCGCCCTGTCGGCGAGCGCCATGACCCTGAAACCCATCTGATCCCGAGTTTAATGCAAGTGGCCCTTGGTCAGCGTCCGGCCGCACAGGTTTTCGGCCTCGACTGGCCCACGCCGGACGGCTCCTGCGTTCGCGACTACGTGCATGTGTGCGACCTGGCCAGCGCGCACCTGCTCGCGCTCGAAGCGCTACAGGCCGACGCGCCGAGCGCGATCTACAACGTCGGCACCGGCGCCGGGCATTCGGTGCTGGAGGTCATCGAAAGCGTACGGCGCGTCACCGGTCTGCCGGTGCCCTTCGTCGCCGCTGCGCGCCGGCCGGGCGATCCTGCCGTTCTCGTCGCCAATGCCGATCGGATCGGGCGCGAGCTCGGCTGGCGACAAGAACTCAGCGACCTGGATACGATCGTCGAGACCGCCTGGGCATGGCATCGCCGTGGCTGA
- a CDS encoding polysaccharide biosynthesis protein, producing MQVSVRLRTALAIVHDVVAAGVAWCAAFWLRFNLEIPEPFFSAMLTSLAWVVPLQAAVFWMSGLYRGIWRYASVPDVLRIVFAVLVAAMAVAMVLTLQGKSTGVPRSVLILDPLLLAMAMGGSRILYRIWREQRQARSGAARSVYVLGAGDAAAGLIKEFSRSGEWRVVALFDDNTGRHGRSIHGVKVFGALDTLRDALVSMRATHAIIAMPSASHQDRKRAADLANAAGLQVLTVPSFDDLVSGKVTVSQIRAVELDDLLGRDPVVLDSQGLNGWIADRVVMVTGAGGSIGSELCRQIARFGPRLLVMVESSEFSLYQVEQEFAGKVRIVAVAGDVRSPVRMAQVMRQYRPTVVLHAAAYKHVPLMETDNCAEAVLNNVAGTWSVAQAAVDAGVEKFVFVSTDKAVNPTNVMGATKRLAEIVCERLQETTAGTRFVMVRFGNVLGSAGSVIPRFRDQIAAGGPVTVTHPEITRFFMSIPEAAQLVLQAGLMGKGGEIFVLDMGEPVRIADLARSMIRLSGFSEDEIRIVYSGLRPGEKLFEELLADDETTLPTPHHKLRIAQARPACSDFLERLALWLTELQSGPVSDGAVKQKLAQFVPEYQPQQLEPEGSHAPS from the coding sequence ATGCAGGTCAGCGTCCGCTTGCGTACCGCACTGGCCATCGTCCACGATGTGGTCGCGGCGGGCGTCGCCTGGTGCGCGGCGTTCTGGCTGCGCTTCAACCTCGAGATACCCGAGCCCTTCTTCAGTGCAATGCTGACCTCCCTGGCCTGGGTGGTACCGTTGCAGGCTGCGGTGTTCTGGATGTCCGGCCTGTACCGCGGCATCTGGCGCTATGCGAGCGTCCCGGACGTGCTGCGTATCGTGTTCGCGGTGCTGGTCGCGGCGATGGCGGTGGCGATGGTGCTCACGCTTCAGGGTAAGTCCACCGGCGTGCCGCGCTCGGTGCTGATCCTCGACCCGCTGCTGCTGGCGATGGCGATGGGCGGCAGCCGGATCCTGTACCGGATCTGGCGCGAGCAACGCCAGGCACGATCCGGCGCCGCTCGCTCGGTCTATGTGCTGGGCGCCGGCGATGCAGCGGCCGGCCTGATCAAGGAGTTCTCGCGCAGCGGCGAATGGCGCGTGGTCGCATTGTTCGACGACAACACGGGGCGCCATGGCCGTTCGATCCACGGCGTGAAGGTGTTCGGGGCGCTGGACACGCTGCGCGACGCGCTCGTCTCGATGCGGGCGACGCACGCGATCATCGCGATGCCCTCGGCCAGCCACCAGGACCGCAAGCGCGCTGCCGACCTCGCGAACGCGGCCGGTCTGCAGGTGCTGACGGTGCCGTCGTTCGACGACCTGGTCAGCGGCAAGGTGACGGTCTCGCAGATCCGCGCGGTCGAACTGGACGACCTGCTCGGGCGCGATCCGGTGGTGCTCGACAGCCAAGGCCTCAACGGCTGGATCGCCGACCGGGTGGTGATGGTCACGGGCGCCGGCGGCTCGATCGGATCTGAACTCTGCCGCCAGATCGCGCGCTTCGGTCCGCGGCTGCTGGTGATGGTCGAGTCGTCGGAGTTTTCGCTCTACCAGGTCGAGCAGGAGTTCGCCGGCAAGGTCCGGATCGTCGCCGTCGCCGGGGACGTCCGCTCGCCAGTGCGCATGGCACAGGTGATGCGGCAGTACCGTCCGACCGTCGTGCTGCACGCCGCAGCCTACAAGCACGTGCCACTGATGGAGACCGACAACTGTGCCGAGGCGGTGCTCAACAACGTCGCCGGCACCTGGTCGGTAGCGCAGGCGGCGGTGGATGCCGGCGTCGAGAAGTTCGTCTTCGTGTCGACGGACAAGGCGGTCAACCCGACCAACGTGATGGGCGCCACCAAGCGGCTGGCCGAGATCGTCTGCGAGCGGCTGCAGGAGACCACTGCCGGCACCCGGTTCGTGATGGTGCGTTTCGGCAACGTACTGGGCAGCGCCGGCAGCGTGATCCCGCGTTTCCGCGACCAGATCGCCGCTGGCGGCCCGGTGACGGTCACCCATCCCGAGATCACCCGCTTCTTCATGTCGATCCCCGAGGCGGCGCAACTGGTGCTGCAGGCCGGCCTGATGGGCAAGGGCGGCGAGATCTTCGTGCTCGACATGGGCGAGCCGGTGCGGATCGCCGATCTCGCGCGCTCGATGATCCGGCTGTCCGGCTTCAGCGAGGACGAGATCCGCATCGTCTACAGCGGGCTGCGGCCGGGCGAGAAACTGTTCGAGGAACTGCTTGCCGACGACGAGACGACTCTGCCCACACCGCACCACAAGCTGCGCATCGCACAGGCCCGTCCGGCCTGCAGCGACTTCCTGGAGCGCCTCGCGCTCTGGCTGACCGAGTTGCAGTCCGGGCCGGTCAGCGACGGCGCGGTCAAGCAGAAACTTGCACAGTTCGTCCCCGAGTACCAGCCGCAGCAGCTCGAACCGGAGGGCTCACACGCGCCTTCGTGA
- a CDS encoding glycosyltransferase family 4 protein, whose translation MSTATGELLSPLLALLVAAATLAWLLGPGRARLPMDRPNERSLHQVPVPRSGGVAVVAGVLAACLPGWPAHGVLAGCVVVLAALSFADDWRSLPIALRFGLHAGAAGAFVWLALPPLPLAWQAATAFLIAWSINLYNFMDGSDGLAGGMAVCGFGTLAAAFALGGDPQLASLSLAIAVASAVFLKANFHPARIFLGDVGSVPLGFLAGALGAAGVAGGRFPAWFPFVVFAPFFVDATATLLRRMLRGERFWQAHREHYYQRLVRIGWGHRRTALAEYGLMAAGAAVALAALRLPVAGQALLLGAWGAALLAAMAAVDRRWQAGRATEAPPP comes from the coding sequence ATGAGCACAGCGACGGGTGAACTGCTGTCCCCGCTGCTGGCCCTGCTGGTCGCAGCCGCCACGCTGGCCTGGCTGCTAGGCCCGGGCCGCGCGCGGCTGCCGATGGATCGGCCGAACGAACGATCGCTGCACCAGGTACCGGTCCCGCGCAGCGGCGGCGTGGCAGTGGTCGCGGGCGTGCTCGCCGCCTGCCTGCCCGGCTGGCCAGCCCATGGTGTGCTTGCCGGCTGCGTGGTAGTGCTCGCAGCACTGTCGTTCGCGGATGACTGGCGCAGCCTGCCGATCGCCCTTCGCTTCGGCCTGCACGCGGGGGCGGCCGGCGCGTTCGTCTGGCTCGCGCTGCCGCCGCTGCCGTTGGCCTGGCAGGCGGCGACCGCCTTCCTGATCGCCTGGTCGATCAACCTCTACAACTTCATGGACGGCTCGGACGGGCTGGCCGGCGGCATGGCCGTTTGCGGATTCGGCACCCTGGCCGCCGCATTCGCGCTCGGCGGCGATCCGCAGCTCGCGTCACTGTCGCTGGCGATCGCGGTGGCATCGGCCGTGTTCCTGAAGGCCAACTTCCATCCGGCGCGCATCTTCCTCGGCGATGTCGGCTCGGTCCCGCTCGGCTTCCTGGCCGGGGCGCTCGGTGCGGCAGGCGTGGCCGGCGGACGCTTCCCGGCGTGGTTCCCGTTCGTGGTCTTCGCGCCCTTCTTCGTCGATGCGACGGCCACCCTGCTGCGCCGGATGCTGCGCGGCGAACGCTTCTGGCAGGCCCATCGCGAGCACTACTACCAACGCCTGGTAAGGATCGGCTGGGGCCATCGTCGGACGGCCCTTGCGGAATACGGCCTGATGGCCGCCGGTGCCGCTGTGGCGCTGGCCGCGCTGCGGCTGCCGGTGGCCGGCCAGGCGCTGCTGCTCGGCGCGTGGGGCGCGGCGTTGCTCGCGGCGATGGCCGCAGTGGATCGCCGCTGGCAGGCGGGCCGGGCGACCGAGGCGCCACCGCCGTAG
- the wecB gene encoding UDP-N-acetylglucosamine 2-epimerase (non-hydrolyzing), which yields MKKLKVMAIVGTRPELIRLSRVLARLDQATELVLVHTGQNYDYSLNDVFFEELGIRRPDHFLAAASPGSTAIDTIGQTLMRVDPVLEAEKPDAVLILGDTNSCLSAIACKRRKIPVFHMEAGNRCFDERVPEELNRRIVDHISDINLPYSDIARDYLLREGLPPDRVIKTGSPMHEVLHHYLPRIEASDVLTRIELHAREYFVVSLHREENVDPPAALERIAAMLDALARKFRQRIIFSTHPRTRNRLAERAATLDPLVELHTPFGFLDYVQLQRNARAVLSDSGTISEESSILDFPALNLREAHERPEAMEEAAVMMVGLDTDRVLQGLKVLETQSRGEPAGSPARTLAPVADYHRPAVSEKVLRIILGYTDYVNRVVWRKA from the coding sequence ATGAAGAAACTGAAGGTGATGGCCATCGTCGGCACCCGGCCGGAACTGATCCGCCTGTCGCGGGTGCTGGCGCGGCTCGACCAGGCCACCGAGCTGGTGCTGGTGCATACCGGGCAGAACTACGACTACTCGCTGAACGATGTCTTCTTCGAGGAACTCGGCATCCGCCGTCCCGACCACTTCCTGGCCGCCGCGTCACCCGGCTCCACCGCGATCGATACCATCGGCCAGACCCTGATGCGTGTCGACCCGGTGCTCGAGGCCGAGAAGCCGGACGCGGTGCTGATCCTCGGCGATACCAACAGCTGCCTCTCGGCGATCGCCTGCAAGCGGCGCAAGATCCCGGTGTTCCACATGGAAGCCGGCAACCGCTGCTTCGACGAACGCGTGCCGGAAGAACTCAACCGGCGCATCGTCGACCACATCTCCGACATCAACCTGCCCTACAGCGACATCGCACGCGACTACCTGCTGCGCGAGGGCCTTCCGCCCGACCGGGTCATCAAGACCGGCAGCCCGATGCACGAGGTGCTGCACCATTACCTGCCGCGCATCGAGGCATCGGACGTGTTGACCCGGATCGAGCTGCATGCCCGCGAATACTTCGTGGTCAGCCTGCACCGCGAAGAGAACGTCGATCCGCCGGCCGCACTTGAGCGCATCGCGGCAATGCTCGATGCGCTGGCCCGCAAGTTCCGCCAGCGCATCATCTTCAGCACCCATCCGCGCACGCGCAATCGCCTCGCCGAGCGGGCAGCGACGCTCGACCCGCTGGTCGAACTGCACACCCCGTTCGGCTTCCTCGACTACGTCCAGCTCCAGCGCAATGCACGTGCGGTGCTGTCCGACAGCGGCACGATCAGCGAGGAGTCGTCGATCCTCGACTTCCCGGCGCTGAACCTGCGCGAGGCGCATGAGCGCCCGGAAGCAATGGAGGAGGCGGCGGTGATGATGGTCGGCCTCGACACCGACCGCGTGCTGCAGGGGCTTAAGGTGCTCGAGACCCAGTCGCGCGGCGAGCCGGCCGGCAGCCCGGCGCGCACGCTAGCGCCGGTGGCCGACTACCACCGCCCGGCGGTGTCCGAAAAGGTGCTGCGCATCATCCTGGGCTATACCGACTACGTGAACCGGGTGGTGTGGCGCAAGGCATGA
- a CDS encoding class I SAM-dependent methyltransferase yields the protein MMIPERLLSLARRLRDRRHARTDPTRNPGCSAFEVDCRQLSRFVQSRLVPRVGFQPFPAHELLLMSAAVCRLKPKEIFEWGTNLGKSAWIFARTAQEFSIDTTVHSVDLPDEIDHAEHPRRRRGEMVRDNPRVCLHLGDGLNVSLALWRSGGCTQRPLFMIDGDHSYASVLRELTGIAEAVPDAAILLHDTFFQSSESGYNVGPDRAIVEVMERFPQRWRRIDSGLGLPGMSLLHPDQP from the coding sequence TTGATGATCCCAGAACGGTTGCTCTCTCTTGCCCGGCGGCTGCGCGACCGCAGACATGCCCGCACAGACCCGACGCGCAACCCGGGCTGCAGCGCATTCGAGGTCGACTGCCGGCAGCTTTCGCGATTCGTGCAGTCACGGCTGGTGCCACGGGTGGGTTTCCAGCCGTTTCCAGCGCACGAACTGCTGCTCATGAGCGCTGCGGTGTGCAGGCTGAAGCCGAAGGAAATATTCGAGTGGGGCACCAACCTCGGCAAATCCGCCTGGATCTTCGCACGGACTGCGCAGGAATTCTCCATCGATACGACTGTGCATTCGGTCGATCTGCCGGACGAGATCGACCATGCAGAGCATCCACGCCGCCGGCGCGGCGAAATGGTGCGCGACAACCCCCGCGTCTGCCTGCATCTGGGAGATGGCCTGAACGTCTCGTTGGCGCTCTGGCGATCCGGCGGTTGCACGCAGCGCCCGCTCTTCATGATCGACGGCGATCATTCTTACGCGTCGGTGCTGCGAGAGCTGACGGGGATAGCCGAAGCGGTACCCGATGCGGCCATCCTGCTGCACGACACCTTTTTCCAGAGCTCGGAATCGGGCTATAACGTCGGTCCCGATCGCGCGATCGTTGAAGTGATGGAGCGATTCCCCCAGCGTTGGCGACGCATCGACTCGGGTCTCGGACTTCCCGGCATGTCGCTTCTGCACCCCGACCAACCATGA
- a CDS encoding glycosyltransferase family 4 protein — MSILLACEFYAPSVGGVQEVMRQIAERLVARGHSVTVATTRLPGRTTERINGVEIAQFSIAGNAVAGLSGEVGRYRQFLLDARFDLVMVKAAQQWTFDAMIAVLDQIRMKSVFIPCGFSKLFEPEYAEYYRDMPGVLRRFDRLVFYATHYRDIDFARQHGIDSFCVLPNGADEREFSVPQDPAFRRRHSIPEDAFLMITVGNVNGQKGHLELLESLPWVTCARPVFLLMIGARPSATSKGLALVHQVRAAIGARGPAGLVDLIRRLLSRAREAGARTVEPSAPRASLDTLLAQVNAPGTLPRAALMALPRQEVIQAYLNADLFVFASNVEYSPLVLFESAAAGLPFLSVPVGNAAEIAEWTGCGIICPAAQDARGYTRVSAQVLGAGISRLVENQAGLRALGAAGRQRFLDSYTWEAITRRYEALFFDISRDSAEGR; from the coding sequence CTGAGCATCCTGCTCGCCTGCGAATTCTATGCGCCGTCGGTGGGCGGTGTGCAGGAAGTGATGCGGCAGATTGCCGAGCGCCTGGTCGCCCGCGGCCACAGCGTGACGGTCGCGACCACTCGTCTGCCAGGGCGAACCACAGAACGGATCAACGGGGTGGAAATCGCCCAGTTCAGTATTGCTGGCAATGCGGTGGCCGGGCTTTCAGGCGAGGTAGGCCGCTACCGGCAGTTCCTGCTTGATGCCCGGTTCGACCTGGTGATGGTGAAGGCGGCCCAGCAGTGGACCTTCGACGCGATGATTGCCGTGCTCGACCAGATACGGATGAAATCGGTATTCATTCCCTGCGGCTTCTCGAAGCTCTTCGAACCAGAGTACGCGGAATACTACCGGGACATGCCCGGCGTACTGCGCAGGTTCGATCGCCTCGTCTTCTACGCTACCCACTACCGCGACATCGATTTCGCGCGGCAGCACGGCATCGACTCGTTCTGCGTACTGCCCAACGGCGCGGACGAACGCGAGTTCTCGGTGCCGCAGGATCCCGCGTTCCGACGGCGCCATTCGATACCAGAAGATGCGTTCCTGATGATCACCGTCGGCAATGTCAACGGCCAGAAGGGGCACCTCGAACTCCTCGAGTCCCTGCCGTGGGTCACCTGCGCGCGCCCGGTCTTCCTGCTGATGATCGGCGCCCGTCCGAGCGCCACGTCGAAGGGGCTGGCACTGGTGCATCAGGTGCGCGCCGCTATCGGCGCACGCGGTCCCGCCGGGCTGGTCGATCTGATACGGCGTCTGCTGAGTCGTGCACGCGAAGCCGGAGCACGCACGGTCGAACCGTCCGCCCCGCGCGCATCGCTGGACACGTTGCTGGCACAGGTCAACGCGCCGGGCACCTTGCCACGGGCCGCACTGATGGCCTTGCCGAGGCAGGAAGTCATTCAAGCCTACCTCAACGCCGACCTGTTCGTATTCGCCTCGAACGTGGAATACTCGCCGCTGGTGCTGTTCGAATCGGCCGCTGCCGGGCTGCCTTTCCTGTCGGTTCCCGTTGGCAACGCAGCGGAGATCGCTGAGTGGACTGGATGCGGCATCATCTGCCCGGCGGCGCAGGATGCGCGCGGCTACACGCGCGTGTCGGCGCAGGTACTCGGGGCAGGCATCTCGCGGCTGGTGGAGAATCAGGCAGGTCTGCGGGCACTCGGGGCGGCCGGCCGGCAACGCTTTCTCGACTCGTACACCTGGGAAGCGATCACCCGGCGTTATGAAGCGCTGTTTTTCGACATCAGCCGGGATTCTGCAGAAGGCCGGTAA
- a CDS encoding NAD-dependent epimerase/dehydratase family protein: MSHLECCVIGGAGFIGHHLTRLLVGSGRRVRVLGRSADPGNPLPPSVQYQAGDYGDRDLLKQWLAGADEVIDLAYGTVPQTSYVDPLFDIRSNLPPAVTLLQEAASAGIRRLVIVSSGGTIYGQAAALPIREDHPTEPISPYGITKLTQEKYAMMAGRCNGLPVVIARPGNAYGDEQRAFSGQGFIAAAIQSVINGAPLVMYGEPGTIRDYIHVSDVATGILAVLERGEACNAYNIGTGIGSSNRDVLDLIEPLASASGRAMQVKVQSPRRFDVAVNVLDSTRLHLASGWRPKIALAEGVRRAWLAALAQA, translated from the coding sequence ATGAGTCACCTGGAATGTTGCGTCATCGGGGGTGCAGGCTTCATCGGGCACCATCTCACCCGGCTTCTGGTCGGCTCTGGCCGACGCGTGCGCGTGCTCGGACGATCCGCAGATCCCGGCAACCCGCTGCCGCCCTCCGTGCAGTACCAGGCCGGCGACTACGGTGATCGCGATTTGTTGAAGCAATGGCTGGCCGGTGCAGACGAAGTGATCGATCTCGCTTACGGCACGGTTCCACAAACGAGTTATGTCGACCCGCTGTTCGACATTCGCTCCAACCTTCCGCCAGCGGTAACCCTGCTGCAGGAGGCTGCATCGGCTGGCATAAGGCGGCTGGTCATCGTATCGTCCGGGGGAACCATCTACGGGCAGGCGGCCGCCCTGCCGATCCGGGAAGATCACCCGACCGAGCCGATCTCTCCGTACGGCATCACCAAGTTGACACAGGAGAAGTACGCGATGATGGCGGGCCGCTGCAACGGCTTGCCTGTCGTCATCGCCCGACCAGGTAACGCGTATGGCGATGAACAACGAGCGTTCTCGGGCCAGGGCTTCATTGCCGCCGCGATACAGTCGGTCATCAACGGTGCGCCGCTGGTGATGTACGGCGAACCCGGCACCATCCGCGACTATATCCATGTGAGCGATGTCGCAACCGGCATCCTGGCCGTACTCGAACGCGGCGAAGCCTGCAACGCGTACAACATCGGCACGGGGATCGGCTCGTCGAACCGCGACGTGCTCGACCTGATCGAACCGCTGGCCAGCGCATCAGGCCGTGCCATGCAGGTTAAGGTCCAGTCACCGCGCCGGTTCGACGTGGCGGTGAACGTGCTGGACAGTACGCGCCTGCACCTGGCCTCGGGCTGGCGTCCGAAGATCGCGTTGGCCGAGGGCGTCCGTCGGGCGTGGCTTGCCGCGCTCGCCCAGGCGTGA